A window of Mytilus edulis chromosome 10, xbMytEdul2.2, whole genome shotgun sequence contains these coding sequences:
- the LOC139490635 gene encoding uncharacterized protein produces the protein MEQNSVDNRITLALNTLRNELLDLRSQDVKLMKQLLNINDTIQTLSKRQGHKRQARTISGHERRCMSSHTLYNSTNQIEQKTFTRRLSAPIFEDTMGSSSSLEGSVCSEDMSEYSESEEDLSLRSPKLSRPPSLSFIRDSDSDICDEDILRTNIRVWKLSKSDFCS, from the exons ATGGAACAGAATAGTGTGGATAATAGAATTACGTTAGCTTTGAATACATTAAGAAATGAACTG CTTGATCTAAGAAGCCAAGATGTAAAATTGATGAAGCAACTTCTTAATATAAACGATACCATACAAACATTATCTAAACGACAAGGACATAAGCGGCAAGCTAGAACTATTTCTGGTCACGAAAGAAGGTGTATGAGTAGTCATACGCTTTACAATTCTACCAATCAAATAGAACAGAAAACATTTACACGAAGACTAAGTGCTCCTATATTCGAAGATACAATGGGCTCATCATCAAGTTTAGAAG GATCTGTTTGTTCTGAAGATATGAGTGAATATTCCGAAAGCGAAGAGGATTTATCATTGAGATCACCCAAATTATCTAGACCACCATCTTTGTCATTTATAAGGGATTCTGATAGTGACATTTGTGATGAGGATATCTTGAGAACAAATATCCGTGTTTGGAAACTGTCAAAATCAGACTTCTGCAGCTGA
- the LOC139492636 gene encoding uncharacterized protein: MLPEHVERSRSVVLHLLRSTCMCVVFTKFSQLGHVTDFSPLSRATLFKILAACPASKRTNLKGLDNVAADGALGFETLLSTLSSIERYVSDNDKLIQLKECREKLLAAKLYLKTDFKAHIKQKDKCADHCISFALSDPMDQKHQQLCSDHIHDTSCDRCDLFTNTVLEVKNQIRNLGDELPPDLLSDIYGDIESACERITDWKRHIVRTINQDKGRSDLLKSLSSEQAVIVMDWAMTFLPMSFREKQSDWFGQKGVNWHVSVCIYKSENEELKHRTFAHCVEATKQDWYTVSALLEHTLQTIKKF, translated from the exons atgtTGCCTGAGCATGTGGAAAGATCACGTTCTGTCGTCTTGCATCTGCTTcgtagtacatgtatgtgtgtggTCTTCACAAAATTTTCTCAACTAGGTCAT gtaaCAGATTTCTCACCTTTGTCCAGAGCCACTCTTTTCAAAATTTTGGCTGCATGTCCTGCATCAAAAAGAACTAATTTAAAAGGACTGGATAATGTTGCAGCAGATGGTGCTTTGGGATTTGAAACTCTATTATCAACTCTGTCAAGCATTGAAAGATATGTGTCAGATAATGACAAGCTAATACAACTTAAGGAATGCAGAGAGAAGCTGTTAGCAGCAAAGCTTTACTTGAAAACAGATTTCAAGGCTCACATTAAGCAAAAGGATAAATGTGCTGATCACTGCATTAGTTTTGCCCTTTCTGATCCTATGGATCAAAAACATCAGCAGCTGTGCAGTGATCACATTCATGACACAAGCTGTGACAGATGTGATTTATTCACCAACACTGTTCTGGAAGTAAAAAACCAGATCCGAAATTTAGGAG ATGAACTTCCACCAGATTTACTATCTGACATATATGGTGACATTGAATCAGCCTGTGAAAGAATAACAGATTGGAAAAGACACATTGTAAGAACCATCAACCAAGACAAAGGCCGCAGTGATCTTTTGAAGAGCCTTTCATCAGAACAAGCAGTCATAGTCATGGACTGGGCCATGACATTCTTACCCATGTCTTTTAGGGAAAAACAAAGTGACTGGTTTGGGCAGAAAGGTGTCAACTGGCATGTCTCTGTTTGTATTTATAAGTCAGAGAATGAAGAGTTGAAG CACAGAACATTTGCACATTGTGTAGAGGCAACCAAACAGGACTGGTACACTGTGTCTGCACTTTTGGAGCATACTTTGCAGACcatcaaaaaattttaa
- the LOC139492637 gene encoding uncharacterized protein, translating to MDSIPGDENSGEIRINDQMDIYPCDIDSDGHYLEHKFSVVEQNQPTYKCMQSEDTTAKEENDMISEDEASIWISQSDSENYTVSLPSSQISSWSAENDIQRNTLEEINSALNIIGGGKISPITYQIRKDVNELKPRTVRSLKRKASATVHEALECLAPFQAKKVWQLIHFFVDMDMVNILPLKQTIFEINVIYFILGLCKM from the exons ATGGACAGTATTCCTGGTGATGAAAATTCAGGAGAAATAAGAATAAATGATCAG ATGGACATTTATCCTTGTGACATAGATTCTGATGGCCATTATTTAGAGCATAAG ttttcaGTAGTTGAACAGAACCAGCCAACTTATAAGTGCATGCAGTCAGAAGATACGACAGCTAAGGAAGAAAATGACATG ATAAGTGAAGATGAAGCATCTATATGGATTTCACAGTCTGATTCAGAAAATTAtacg GTTTCTCTGCCATCATCTCAGATATCATCATGGAGTGCAGAAAATGACATACAAAGAAACACCTTAGAGGAAATAAACAGTGCACTGAACATTATTGGTGGGGGAAAAATCAGTCCAATTACATACCAAATAAGGAAGGATGTTAACGAACTCAAACCAAGAACAGTGCGCAGCCTGAAGAGAAAAGCATCTGCTACTGTTCATGAAGCTCTTGAATGTCTTGCACCATTTCAAGCAAAAAAAGTTTGGCAactcatacatttttttgtagatATGGACATGGTAAATATACTGCCCTTGAAACAAACTATTTTTGAGattaatgtaatatattttatactTGGCCTATGTAAAATGTAG